One region of Salvelinus sp. IW2-2015 linkage group LG6.1, ASM291031v2, whole genome shotgun sequence genomic DNA includes:
- the hspb6 gene encoding alpha-crystallin B chain, whose product MDFDLPPTFPASGIAWERVLPPLLPGLNGTFGLYSFTPSELLTPVTEHTGSAQVCCDHSRFTVQVDVKHFNPEELMVKVTGDFVEVQGKHKEKKDGSGLVTRQFNRRYRIPEGVDSMALESAVSPEGILIISAPMLQGENSTHRSHSEP is encoded by the exons ATGGACTTCGATCTGCCACCCACTTTTCCAGCCAGCGGTATAGCATGGGAGAGGGTCCTGCCGCCTCTTCTTCCCGGGCTCAACGGGACATTCGGGCTGTACTCATTCACTCCGTCGGAGCTGCTCACCCCAGTGACGGAGCACACTGGCTCTGCACAG GTGTGTTGTGACCACAGTCGATTCACAGTTCAGGTTGATGTAAAACACTTCAACCCAGAGGAGTTGATGGTCAAGGTGACAGGAGACTTTGTGGAGGTCCAAGGGAAACACAAAGAGAAAAAA GATGGGTCGGGGCTGGTGACGCGACAGTTTAACCGGCGCTACAGGATTCCAGAGGGAGTGGACTCCATGGCTCTGGAGTCGGCTGTGTCGCCTGAAGGCATCCTCATCATATCTGCCCCTATGCTGCAGGGGGAGAACTCCACACACCGGTCCCACTCAGAACCATGA
- the LOC111964873 gene encoding gamma-secretase subunit PEN-2: MNLERLPNEEKLTLCRKYYLGGFAFLPFLWLVNVVWFFKEAFVKPTYTEQLQIKTYVKRSGLGLLLWVAVLTTWITIFQHFRAEWGEVGDYLSFTIPLGIP, encoded by the exons ATGAACCTAGAGCGCCTTCCCAATGAGGAGAAACTCACCCTCTGCAGGAAATACTATTTAG GGGGATTTGCATTCCTTCCGTTCCTGTGGCTGGTGAATGTGGTGTGGTTTTTCAAAGAGGCCTTTGTAAAGCCAACATATACTGAACAACTTCAGATCAAAACAT ATGTAAAGCGATCAGGGCTGGGGTTGCTACTGTGGGTTGCAGTACTCACCACATGGATAACCATATTCCAACACTTCAGAGCAGAATGGGGTGAGGTGGGCGACTACCTCTCCTTCACCATTCCACTTGGCATTCCCTGA